From Micromonospora rhizosphaerae, the proteins below share one genomic window:
- a CDS encoding ABC transporter permease translates to MRILRLGLRRLLALVPVLLGVTVITFAIVRSVPGDPARAIAGPYADPQTIANVRAQWKLDDPISNQYLSYLGRLVRGDLGTSIQSRSPVRSDIAALLPATLELALLALAIMVIVGVGLGVMAAAQKNRAPDHVARVIAVLGAALPTFWLALVLQLVFFRVLDWLPAVGRLTDGLAPPPKVTGFYTVDSLIALDMTAFSDALAHIILPALTLALAGLAGICRITRASMLEVLEQDYIRAARARGISAHRLVLRHALRNALMPTVTVVGLLFGALIGGALVVEWIFGWPGVGTYAATSITNLDYPAIMGVTVVLAVVYLAANFVVDMLYLLLNPVLREY, encoded by the coding sequence TTGCGGATCCTTCGCCTCGGCCTGCGCCGCCTGCTTGCGCTCGTGCCCGTCCTCCTGGGAGTCACCGTGATCACGTTCGCGATCGTGCGGAGCGTGCCAGGTGACCCGGCACGAGCCATCGCAGGCCCGTATGCCGACCCACAGACGATCGCAAACGTGCGAGCGCAGTGGAAGCTCGATGACCCGATCAGCAATCAGTACCTGAGCTACCTGGGACGGCTGGTGCGAGGCGACCTGGGTACCTCCATCCAGAGCCGCTCGCCCGTCAGATCGGACATCGCGGCACTGCTGCCGGCGACGCTGGAGCTCGCTCTTTTGGCTCTGGCGATCATGGTTATCGTTGGCGTCGGACTCGGAGTGATGGCGGCGGCGCAGAAGAACCGGGCACCGGATCATGTCGCCCGCGTGATCGCAGTCCTGGGCGCTGCGCTGCCGACCTTCTGGCTCGCCCTGGTGCTTCAGTTGGTGTTCTTCCGAGTTCTTGACTGGTTGCCGGCGGTGGGACGCCTGACCGATGGCTTGGCCCCGCCGCCGAAGGTCACCGGGTTCTACACCGTAGACAGCCTGATCGCACTCGACATGACCGCGTTCAGTGACGCCCTGGCGCACATCATTCTGCCGGCGTTGACGTTGGCCCTCGCGGGCCTGGCGGGGATCTGTCGCATCACCCGGGCGTCCATGCTCGAGGTCCTAGAGCAGGACTACATCCGCGCGGCACGGGCGCGCGGGATCTCGGCTCACCGCCTCGTGCTCAGGCATGCCCTGCGCAATGCCCTGATGCCGACGGTGACTGTGGTGGGACTGCTGTTCGGCGCCTTGATCGGCGGCGCGCTGGTGGTGGAGTGGATCTTCGGCTGGCCGGGCGTCGGCACCTATGCGGCGACGTCCATCACCAACCTGGACTATCCCGCGATCATGGGAGTCACTGTCGTCCTGGCGGTCGTCTACCTGGCGGCGAACTTCGTCGTGGACATGCTCTACCTGTTGCTCAACCCCGTTCTCAGGGAGTATTGA
- a CDS encoding ABC transporter substrate-binding protein, translating to MGVLRSRGFGTTKRLAALVAATVLGASGAGCTADVTGKSKGVAGSETGVMTISRANDPTSLDPAQQVSTGGGLETLTAFYDRLADLDASGKIHPSLATEWKVSDDGLTYTFKLRDGVMFHDGSPFTADEVRFTWQRIVAMKAPAAQYWSNVKEVAVVDPRTVAFHLKQASPTFLPTLAGQRGVYMGPSKACVEANEKTKGDWAAAYFTDHECGTGPYKLDTWQHNQQITFNAYEKYWRGWDGKHVQRFVQKIIKEPSTAQLLLTQGQLDLAADSLPIQVYQQLKHGEGVTVDSASTTTIDQIVFNLDKGPMKDPRVREAIALLFDYKAAIEQAYAGEADRVFGPIPNTVWPKIPDQAKRFDRNVEPAKRLLAEAGYPDGFTLQFDIADLNQWRNLALILESSLAEAHITVKTNISTWPVLFAKLSKPKGEKPFDMAGFQMWAAIPDPSDILMWWNTDATTVINPGWGDAKTDALIDGAQTETDQAQRSTMYEQLITTMNADVPAIWIDQPKALTAMRKDVHGFVYNPYYNGLLDFYALSKS from the coding sequence GTGGGTGTGTTGAGGAGCCGAGGATTCGGAACCACCAAGCGTCTTGCTGCGCTCGTCGCAGCTACCGTGTTGGGTGCCTCGGGTGCAGGGTGCACCGCGGATGTCACGGGCAAGTCGAAGGGCGTGGCGGGCTCGGAAACCGGCGTCATGACGATCAGTCGGGCGAACGATCCGACCTCGCTGGACCCCGCGCAGCAGGTGTCCACCGGGGGCGGACTCGAGACGTTAACCGCGTTCTACGACCGACTCGCCGATCTTGATGCCAGCGGCAAGATCCACCCGTCCCTTGCAACGGAGTGGAAGGTTTCGGATGACGGGCTGACGTACACCTTCAAGCTGCGTGACGGGGTGATGTTCCACGACGGATCGCCGTTCACCGCGGACGAGGTGCGGTTCACCTGGCAGCGCATCGTTGCGATGAAGGCTCCGGCGGCACAGTACTGGAGCAACGTGAAGGAAGTCGCCGTAGTCGACCCACGCACGGTGGCATTCCACCTGAAGCAAGCCAGTCCGACGTTCCTCCCCACTCTCGCCGGCCAGCGCGGCGTGTATATGGGCCCGAGCAAGGCGTGCGTCGAGGCCAACGAGAAGACCAAGGGCGACTGGGCCGCTGCCTACTTCACTGACCACGAGTGCGGCACCGGCCCTTACAAGTTGGACACATGGCAGCACAACCAGCAGATCACCTTCAACGCATACGAGAAGTACTGGCGTGGCTGGGATGGCAAGCACGTCCAACGGTTCGTTCAAAAAATCATCAAGGAACCGAGCACAGCGCAGCTCCTGCTCACCCAGGGCCAGCTGGATCTCGCGGCCGACTCGTTGCCGATCCAGGTCTATCAGCAGCTGAAGCACGGCGAGGGCGTGACGGTGGACAGCGCATCCACGACGACCATCGACCAGATCGTCTTCAACCTCGACAAGGGGCCGATGAAGGACCCCCGCGTCCGCGAGGCCATAGCGCTGCTCTTCGACTACAAGGCCGCCATCGAGCAGGCATACGCCGGGGAGGCGGATCGGGTGTTCGGCCCGATCCCTAATACGGTGTGGCCGAAGATCCCTGACCAGGCGAAGCGATTCGACCGCAATGTGGAGCCGGCCAAGCGCCTCCTGGCCGAGGCGGGCTACCCGGACGGCTTCACCCTGCAGTTCGACATCGCAGACCTCAACCAGTGGCGCAACCTGGCCCTCATCCTGGAGAGCAGCCTGGCCGAGGCCCACATCACCGTGAAGACCAACATCAGCACCTGGCCCGTGCTATTCGCCAAGTTGAGCAAGCCCAAGGGTGAGAAGCCGTTCGACATGGCCGGCTTCCAGATGTGGGCGGCCATCCCGGACCCGAGCGACATCCTCATGTGGTGGAACACGGATGCCACCACCGTCATCAACCCCGGCTGGGGAGACGCCAAAACCGATGCCCTGATCGACGGCGCGCAGACCGAGACCGACCAGGCCCAACGCTCCACGATGTACGAGCAGCTCATCACCACGATGAATGCAGACGTGCCGGCGATCTGGATCGACCAGCCCAAGGCACTGACCGCGATGAGGAAAGACGTTCATGGGTTTGTTTACAACCCTTACTACAACGGGCTTCTCGACTTCTACGCGCTGTCGAAGTCTTGA
- a CDS encoding ABC transporter ATP-binding protein, which yields MSLLEVQDLHTEFRTRHGVVRAVDGVTFSVEPGETLALVGESGCGKSATAMSIIGLLPGGTRGRVVQGTIQFEGRDLRSLSERQMEDVRGRDIGTIFQDPSTSLNPSFTIGSHLVEALRRHSSLTKVQARTRAVELLSEVRIPDPARRLDGYPHQLSGGMRQRVMIALALACGPRLLIADEPTTALDVTIQAEILALLARIREERRMSMLLITHDMGVAALTADRVAVMYAGQIVEHAAVSEVFAHPEHPYTEALMAAMPTVGGTNVRHGRLSAIGGAPPNLIDPPTHCRFADRCPHTREADGCTTSMPQLQELRPGHWVRSFHAATERMREGSHAQ from the coding sequence GTGTCGCTGCTCGAGGTACAGGACTTGCATACGGAGTTCAGAACACGTCATGGCGTCGTGCGGGCGGTGGATGGCGTCACCTTCTCGGTCGAACCGGGGGAGACGCTGGCCCTCGTGGGCGAGTCCGGCTGCGGGAAGTCCGCGACGGCGATGTCGATCATCGGGCTCCTACCAGGAGGCACCCGCGGCCGCGTCGTTCAGGGCACCATTCAGTTCGAGGGCCGCGACCTCAGGTCGCTCTCGGAGCGTCAGATGGAGGATGTGCGTGGTCGCGACATCGGCACGATCTTCCAGGATCCGAGCACGTCGCTGAATCCCAGCTTCACGATCGGCAGCCACTTGGTGGAGGCGCTGCGCCGACATTCCTCGCTGACCAAGGTGCAAGCACGAACACGTGCCGTCGAGCTCCTCAGCGAGGTCCGGATTCCCGATCCGGCCCGGCGTCTCGACGGCTACCCCCACCAGCTCTCGGGCGGAATGCGTCAACGCGTGATGATCGCCTTGGCGCTGGCCTGCGGCCCTCGTCTACTCATCGCGGACGAGCCCACCACGGCACTCGATGTGACAATCCAGGCCGAGATCCTCGCCCTGCTGGCTCGCATCCGTGAGGAACGTCGAATGAGCATGCTGCTCATCACTCACGACATGGGAGTGGCGGCGCTGACGGCCGACCGGGTGGCCGTGATGTATGCCGGCCAGATCGTGGAGCATGCCGCCGTGTCGGAGGTGTTCGCACATCCCGAGCACCCGTACACCGAGGCGCTGATGGCCGCGATGCCGACAGTGGGCGGCACAAACGTACGGCACGGCCGGCTGTCGGCGATCGGAGGCGCTCCGCCCAACCTCATCGACCCGCCAACGCACTGCCGGTTTGCTGATCGCTGTCCGCATACGCGAGAGGCGGACGGATGCACCACCTCGATGCCGCAACTGCAGGAGCTTCGTCCAGGCCACTGGGTGCGCAGCTTCCATGCGGCAACCGAACGCATGCGGGAGGGGTCCCATGCCCAGTAG
- a CDS encoding M20/M25/M40 family metallo-hydrolase, translating into MSWVDANSEQLIEELRECCRIPSISAEGGPAMDEMARWLGDQLAPVLDETRVVPVANAAPAVLGRAQGALPYTILLYSHYDVQPVEPLGDWSAPPFAAELRNGRIIARGVADDKADIMARLHAIRAFRATGRPLPCSLVWLSEGAEEVGSPGLRHLLEEYAELLRADACIWESYLRRDDGQPEIGFGCRGIVYVELTCRLLSRDQHSAFAGVFRSAAVELAHALATLVDVDGRPTVDGFGADATRPDEGDEAAVAAVEVPSAAEAALPGRRVLVGRPNAEISRRMVLEPTINISGFSAGYTDPGAKTVLPAHATAKLDIRLVDGQTPDAVVDQLRRHLDRHGFTDVSIEVLHSEPASKGPRDSTLARALVQAARDCFGEPVVYPMVPGAGPLHIVNEALGIHAVMPPGSTRMASGIHGPDESISVSDYLDHVKFTVRMFERAAEIEAAFQPDHGETYNLTITA; encoded by the coding sequence ATGAGCTGGGTCGACGCCAACAGCGAGCAGCTGATCGAAGAGTTGCGCGAGTGCTGCCGCATCCCATCCATCTCGGCTGAGGGCGGCCCTGCGATGGATGAAATGGCTCGGTGGTTGGGTGACCAGCTGGCACCTGTACTCGACGAAACCAGGGTCGTACCGGTCGCGAACGCCGCTCCCGCCGTCTTAGGGCGCGCGCAGGGCGCCCTGCCGTACACGATCCTGTTGTACTCGCACTACGACGTCCAACCAGTGGAGCCTCTCGGCGACTGGTCCGCCCCGCCGTTCGCCGCCGAACTGAGGAACGGCCGCATCATTGCCCGCGGGGTGGCAGACGACAAGGCCGACATCATGGCACGACTGCATGCCATCCGGGCCTTTCGCGCTACAGGTCGCCCGCTACCGTGCTCACTTGTCTGGCTGTCGGAGGGCGCCGAAGAAGTGGGTAGCCCGGGTCTGCGCCACCTGCTTGAGGAGTATGCTGAGCTGCTCCGGGCCGACGCCTGTATCTGGGAGAGCTACCTGCGACGCGACGACGGCCAACCCGAGATCGGCTTCGGTTGCCGGGGAATCGTCTACGTCGAGCTGACCTGCCGTCTGCTCAGCCGCGACCAGCACTCAGCGTTCGCGGGAGTGTTCAGGTCAGCCGCAGTCGAGCTCGCGCACGCGCTTGCCACGCTGGTCGACGTCGATGGTCGCCCCACGGTCGACGGGTTCGGCGCCGACGCGACTAGGCCGGACGAGGGAGACGAGGCCGCCGTCGCCGCCGTGGAGGTGCCGTCGGCAGCGGAGGCGGCTCTGCCCGGTCGCAGGGTCCTGGTCGGCCGACCGAACGCCGAGATCAGCCGCCGCATGGTCCTGGAACCAACAATCAACATCTCCGGATTCAGTGCCGGTTACACCGATCCGGGGGCCAAGACAGTGCTCCCTGCGCATGCCACCGCCAAGCTCGACATCCGTCTGGTCGATGGACAAACGCCCGACGCCGTGGTCGATCAGCTGCGGAGGCACCTGGACCGGCACGGCTTCACCGACGTGAGCATTGAGGTGTTGCACAGCGAGCCGGCCTCGAAGGGACCCCGTGACTCAACGCTGGCTCGCGCACTCGTGCAGGCCGCTCGCGACTGCTTCGGCGAGCCCGTCGTCTATCCGATGGTTCCTGGGGCCGGTCCATTGCACATCGTCAACGAGGCCCTCGGCATCCATGCCGTCATGCCGCCCGGCTCCACCCGAATGGCAAGCGGCATCCACGGCCCGGACGAGAGCATCTCGGTGTCGGACTACCTCGACCACGTCAAGTTCACGGTTCGCATGTTCGAACGTGCCGCTGAGATCGAAGCGGCGTTTCAGCCCGACCACGGGGAAACCTACAATCTGACCATCACCGCCTAG
- a CDS encoding FadR/GntR family transcriptional regulator yields MSQQFQPIQGRGTVDAVVQRLGRVIRQGTFKPGQKLPPERVLAEQLEVSRQTIRKAIRELEKARVVRIVSDGGPAKGATVVTSYVPAYLLDGPAPEPNVSEVANVLAARRLFETPVAVLAGHLMTHEDHERIREVLDLQRTAKDLEGVRQLDLRFHLAIAEATHNPTIVSLMHDLLERLEIARHVLAYDPDAEMRESIAMHEQTLDAIASRDEQRIRKVMDAHMAMMEHAWERVTGYTLPLPPTTPRRNVEE; encoded by the coding sequence ATGAGTCAACAGTTTCAGCCGATCCAGGGGCGCGGGACCGTCGATGCGGTCGTTCAACGCCTCGGCCGAGTCATTCGACAAGGCACCTTCAAACCAGGGCAGAAACTACCGCCCGAACGGGTTCTCGCCGAACAGCTGGAGGTGAGTCGGCAGACCATTCGCAAGGCTATCCGCGAGCTGGAGAAGGCGCGGGTGGTCAGAATCGTCTCGGACGGTGGGCCGGCTAAGGGCGCCACCGTGGTGACCAGTTACGTTCCTGCGTACCTCCTCGACGGGCCCGCCCCCGAACCCAACGTCAGTGAAGTCGCCAATGTCTTGGCCGCCCGCAGACTGTTCGAGACTCCGGTGGCCGTTCTTGCCGGACACCTAATGACGCACGAGGACCACGAGCGGATCCGCGAGGTTCTCGACCTACAGCGGACGGCCAAGGACCTGGAGGGGGTTCGGCAGCTGGACCTGCGCTTCCACCTCGCGATTGCGGAGGCGACCCACAATCCCACCATCGTAAGTTTGATGCACGATCTGCTGGAACGTCTGGAGATAGCCCGACACGTCCTCGCCTACGACCCCGATGCCGAGATGCGGGAGTCCATTGCGATGCACGAACAGACGCTGGACGCCATCGCCAGCCGCGACGAGCAGCGCATCAGGAAAGTGATGGATGCCCACATGGCCATGATGGAGCACGCTTGGGAGCGCGTCACCGGCTACACCCTGCCGCTGCCACCCACCACCCCGCGCCGAAACGTCGAAGAATAA
- a CDS encoding indolepyruvate ferredoxin oxidoreductase subunit alpha, with protein MNYRNTDLPAEVVRYVVAPGSAASSVIVRGVQAQLAVGLAQGRCTRARPTREKFARGREERGMAERSFATEVLKLRQGAGKTFTGEGILAVTKALLQSGVAYVGGYQGAPISHLMDVLGDAHEILEELGVYFENSASEATAAAMLAASVHYPLRGAITFKSTVGTNVASDALANLASGGVTGGALIIVGEDYGEGSSIMQERSHAFAMKSQMWLLDPRPNITAIVNAVETGFELSEASNTPVMLELRLRSCHLHGSFVAKDSIRPPMTVKDAIENPVRDLSRIVLPPASFLHEQEKIAKRWPAAVKFIRERGLNEVFGDGTADVGIIVQGGLYNTLNRAMELLGCSDAYGRTRVPIYVMNVTYPVVDSEILDFCAGKRAVLMVEEGQPDYIEQNLNAILRRAGATAALHGKDLLPAAGEYTATAVTRGLSTFLHTYLPDALDGEPALLLPDDDPRSPFAVRVAPPVVQPRPPGLCTGCPERPIFSALKLAERETGQHHVSADIGCHLFAINEPFNLGATTMGYGLGSAGAAALNSQDADHRTIAIMGDGGFWHNGLTSGVGNAVFNNNDQLLVVVDNAYSAATGGQDVLSSKADNPIRSTKHPIERAVRGIGVRWARTVTNTYKVAELRDLFVQALTTKEPGPKVIIAQSECQLNRQRRVKPENAKAIKAGKRVVQERFGVDADTCTGDHACIRISGCPSLTIKPNPDPMRTDPVATVLDSCVGCGVCGANAHAASLCPSFYRTDVVHNETWLDRTLAWLRSAWISVLSGRVERRAAEFEVA; from the coding sequence GTGAACTACCGCAACACCGACCTGCCGGCCGAGGTGGTGCGCTACGTGGTCGCCCCCGGCTCCGCGGCCAGCAGCGTCATTGTGCGGGGGGTCCAGGCCCAGCTGGCCGTAGGGCTTGCACAGGGGCGATGTACCAGGGCGCGGCCTACTAGAGAGAAGTTCGCAAGAGGTCGAGAGGAACGTGGGATGGCTGAGCGGTCGTTCGCCACTGAAGTCCTGAAGCTGCGTCAGGGTGCCGGGAAGACGTTCACCGGCGAGGGGATCCTCGCGGTGACCAAAGCGCTCCTGCAGTCCGGTGTCGCCTACGTGGGCGGCTATCAGGGGGCACCTATCTCGCACCTGATGGACGTACTGGGGGACGCACACGAGATCCTCGAGGAACTCGGCGTCTACTTCGAGAACAGCGCCTCGGAGGCGACTGCGGCGGCGATGCTGGCCGCGTCGGTGCACTACCCGCTACGCGGCGCGATCACGTTCAAGTCGACGGTCGGCACCAACGTAGCCTCCGATGCCCTGGCCAACCTGGCCAGCGGCGGCGTGACCGGTGGCGCGTTGATCATCGTCGGTGAGGATTACGGCGAGGGCTCAAGCATCATGCAGGAGAGGTCGCACGCCTTCGCAATGAAGTCGCAGATGTGGCTGCTGGACCCCCGGCCAAACATCACTGCGATCGTGAACGCAGTCGAAACCGGCTTCGAGCTGTCCGAGGCGAGCAACACACCGGTGATGCTCGAGCTCAGGCTGCGCTCGTGCCACCTTCACGGGAGCTTCGTGGCCAAGGACAGCATCCGTCCGCCAATGACGGTCAAGGACGCCATCGAGAACCCTGTCCGCGACCTCAGCCGGATCGTGCTTCCGCCGGCGAGCTTCCTACACGAGCAGGAGAAGATCGCCAAACGGTGGCCGGCTGCGGTCAAGTTCATCCGCGAACGTGGTCTCAACGAGGTGTTCGGCGACGGGACCGCCGACGTCGGCATCATCGTCCAAGGCGGCCTTTACAACACCCTGAACCGTGCCATGGAACTGCTCGGCTGCTCCGACGCCTACGGCCGCACACGAGTTCCTATCTACGTCATGAACGTGACCTACCCCGTGGTGGACTCGGAGATCCTGGACTTCTGCGCCGGCAAGCGCGCCGTCCTGATGGTCGAAGAGGGCCAGCCCGACTACATCGAGCAGAACCTCAACGCCATCCTACGGCGGGCGGGTGCGACAGCCGCCCTGCACGGCAAGGACCTCCTACCGGCCGCCGGCGAGTACACGGCGACGGCCGTGACCCGCGGACTGTCTACCTTCCTGCACACGTACCTGCCCGACGCGCTTGACGGGGAGCCCGCGCTGCTGCTCCCAGACGACGACCCGCGAAGCCCCTTCGCCGTCCGGGTCGCACCGCCGGTGGTGCAGCCACGCCCGCCGGGCCTGTGCACCGGCTGCCCTGAGCGCCCGATCTTCAGCGCCCTCAAGCTCGCCGAGCGCGAGACCGGGCAGCACCACGTCAGCGCCGACATCGGTTGCCATCTGTTCGCCATCAACGAACCGTTCAACCTCGGGGCGACGACCATGGGCTACGGTCTCGGCTCGGCCGGCGCTGCCGCGCTGAACTCCCAGGACGCCGACCACCGGACGATCGCGATCATGGGCGACGGCGGGTTCTGGCACAACGGCCTGACCAGCGGGGTCGGCAACGCGGTCTTCAACAACAACGACCAACTGCTCGTCGTCGTCGACAACGCTTACAGCGCGGCAACCGGAGGCCAGGACGTCCTCTCCTCCAAAGCCGACAACCCAATCCGGTCGACCAAGCACCCCATCGAGAGGGCGGTCCGCGGGATCGGGGTGAGATGGGCTCGGACGGTGACCAATACCTACAAGGTCGCGGAGCTACGGGACCTGTTCGTCCAGGCCCTGACCACCAAGGAACCCGGCCCCAAGGTCATCATCGCCCAAAGCGAGTGCCAGCTGAACCGGCAACGGCGCGTCAAGCCCGAGAACGCGAAGGCGATCAAGGCTGGCAAGCGGGTCGTGCAGGAACGGTTCGGCGTCGATGCCGACACCTGCACCGGCGACCACGCCTGCATCCGCATTTCCGGCTGCCCGTCCCTGACGATCAAGCCCAACCCGGACCCGATGCGCACCGACCCGGTCGCCACGGTGCTGGACAGCTGCGTCGGCTGCGGCGTCTGCGGAGCGAACGCTCACGCAGCGTCCCTGTGCCCGTCGTTCTACCGGACCGATGTGGTGCACAACGAGACCTGGTTGGACCGGACCCTCGCTTGGCTCCGGTCGGCGTGGATCTCAGTGTTGTCGGGGCGCGTCGAGCGCCGAGCTGCGGAATTCGAGGTGGCCTGA
- a CDS encoding indolepyruvate oxidoreductase subunit beta family protein has translation MSSWVDGQRPITIAILAMGGEGGGVLADWIVAMGERAGYTAQNTSVAGVAQRTGATVYYVEMFPPPRGNPAAGGRLEPVLSVFPTPGEVDIVIASELLEAGRAIQRGFCTPDRTVLIASTNRVYAISERIALGDGRVDSNELLEAAHRGSKKFIGTDFMQLAEQSRSVISASLFGGLAGSNVLPFSREEFEAAVCDSGKAVDTSLAAFALGYQAAQQPPPQPTPRPVAPKREPVPVAIGRRPSGDGAAVAAAEEEQRRAVATTDPGHLVGPGLQNQAKRVGTEFPEAARSMLLRGCARTAVYQDPSYTDRYLDRVARLAALEPDPSGEARLTTEAARHVALWMCYQDTIHVALQKIRRARLAGVRAEAHAAPGQLMQVREYLHPQIDEITDTLPTRLGRWLAGSAFSRKLVARLTRHGMVVNTTSIIGFTMLWVMARMRPLRPRSLRFGREQQAIDAWLDLAVATAADDYALACEIVECQQVLKGYGQTHQHGTESFTKLIEAAATLAALPDAAPALARLRSAALADEDGKALQAGLAAIQNQPTTRSA, from the coding sequence ATGTCCAGCTGGGTTGATGGGCAGCGCCCGATCACGATCGCCATCCTCGCCATGGGCGGCGAGGGCGGCGGCGTCCTCGCCGACTGGATCGTCGCCATGGGCGAACGTGCCGGCTACACCGCCCAGAACACGTCCGTGGCCGGAGTCGCCCAACGCACCGGCGCAACCGTGTACTACGTCGAGATGTTCCCGCCGCCGCGCGGCAACCCGGCCGCTGGCGGCCGACTCGAACCGGTGCTGAGTGTCTTTCCCACTCCCGGCGAGGTGGACATCGTCATCGCGTCAGAGCTGCTGGAGGCCGGGCGAGCCATCCAGCGCGGCTTCTGCACACCCGACCGCACCGTCCTGATCGCCTCCACCAACCGGGTCTATGCGATCAGCGAACGGATTGCCCTGGGCGACGGCCGAGTGGACAGCAACGAGCTGCTGGAGGCCGCCCACCGCGGCTCCAAGAAGTTCATCGGCACGGACTTCATGCAGCTTGCCGAACAGTCCCGGAGCGTGATCAGCGCCTCGCTGTTCGGCGGCCTGGCCGGATCCAACGTCCTGCCGTTCTCCCGCGAGGAGTTCGAGGCCGCGGTATGCGACTCCGGCAAGGCGGTGGACACCTCGCTGGCTGCCTTCGCGCTGGGATACCAAGCTGCCCAACAGCCACCCCCGCAACCTACTCCTCGGCCCGTCGCGCCCAAGCGCGAGCCGGTTCCGGTGGCCATCGGCCGCCGGCCCTCCGGGGACGGCGCCGCTGTGGCGGCAGCGGAGGAGGAGCAGAGGCGGGCGGTGGCCACGACCGACCCGGGCCACCTCGTGGGACCGGGCCTACAAAACCAAGCCAAGCGGGTGGGCACCGAGTTCCCCGAGGCAGCCCGGTCGATGCTGCTGCGCGGCTGCGCACGGACCGCGGTTTACCAGGACCCCTCCTACACCGACCGCTACCTGGACCGGGTGGCACGGCTGGCGGCGCTGGAGCCGGACCCATCCGGTGAGGCGAGACTTACCACCGAGGCGGCAAGGCACGTCGCGCTGTGGATGTGCTATCAGGACACCATCCACGTCGCCCTGCAGAAGATCCGCCGCGCCCGGCTAGCGGGGGTGCGCGCCGAGGCACACGCCGCTCCCGGTCAGCTGATGCAGGTCCGCGAGTACCTCCACCCGCAGATCGACGAGATCACCGACACACTGCCCACCCGGCTAGGCCGTTGGCTGGCCGGGTCGGCGTTCTCCCGGAAATTGGTCGCACGGCTCACGCGCCACGGCATGGTGGTGAACACCACCTCGATCATCGGCTTCACCATGCTGTGGGTGATGGCCAGGATGCGGCCGCTGCGACCCCGGTCGCTGCGGTTCGGCCGTGAGCAGCAGGCGATCGACGCCTGGCTCGACCTGGCCGTCGCAACGGCGGCCGACGACTACGCCTTGGCCTGCGAGATCGTCGAGTGTCAGCAGGTGCTCAAGGGCTACGGCCAGACCCACCAGCACGGAACAGAGAGCTTTACAAAGCTCATCGAGGCAGCCGCGACGTTGGCGGCACTGCCCGACGCCGCGCCAGCGCTCGCCCGGCTCCGGTCGGCCGCCCTCGCCGACGAGGACGGCAAGGCGCTTCAGGCCGGACTCGCCGCGATCCAGAACCAGCCGACGACCCGTAGCGCCTGA
- a CDS encoding cyclase family protein, whose translation MADLSSLAARLVDGSVEVIDLTSPLHPGTPILQLPPEMGQTATFELEEISRYDDRGPAWYWNNFRTGEHTGTHFDAPNHWVSGKDLDDVSQVPAQRLMGPAVVIDKTAEVAENPDYLLDVGDVEKWEAEYGQLPDHAWLIYRTGWSARGDDPAAFANADDNGPHTPGLTPEAARYLSGTGILGLGVETVGTDAGGAFAFDPPFPCHQMFLGANKYGLTQLRNVDRLPVTGALVIAAPLPIVNGSGSPCRVLALVAR comes from the coding sequence ATGGCCGACCTCAGCAGTCTCGCCGCCCGGCTGGTCGACGGTTCGGTGGAGGTGATCGACCTGACCTCGCCGCTGCACCCGGGCACCCCGATCCTCCAGCTCCCCCCGGAGATGGGACAGACAGCAACATTCGAGCTGGAGGAGATCAGCAGATACGACGACCGGGGCCCGGCGTGGTACTGGAACAACTTCCGCACCGGGGAGCACACCGGCACCCACTTCGACGCACCGAACCACTGGGTGAGCGGAAAGGACCTCGACGACGTGTCCCAGGTCCCGGCCCAACGGCTGATGGGACCGGCCGTGGTCATCGACAAGACCGCCGAGGTCGCCGAGAACCCCGATTACCTCCTCGACGTCGGCGACGTGGAGAAGTGGGAGGCCGAGTACGGCCAGCTGCCCGATCACGCCTGGCTCATCTACCGCACCGGCTGGTCGGCACGCGGCGACGACCCGGCAGCCTTCGCCAACGCCGACGACAACGGTCCCCATACGCCCGGGTTGACCCCCGAGGCGGCTCGCTACCTCTCGGGGACCGGCATCCTGGGCTTGGGCGTGGAGACCGTGGGCACCGACGCCGGCGGCGCGTTCGCCTTTGATCCGCCCTTCCCGTGCCACCAGATGTTCCTCGGCGCCAACAAGTACGGCCTCACCCAGCTGCGCAACGTCGACAGGCTTCCGGTCACCGGCGCCCTCGTGATCGCCGCACCACTGCCGATCGTCAACGGTTCGGGAAGCCCATGCCGTGTCCTGGCCCTGGTGGCCCGCTGA